A genomic window from Glycine soja cultivar W05 chromosome 10, ASM419377v2, whole genome shotgun sequence includes:
- the LOC114372446 gene encoding RNA-binding protein 2-like isoform X3, producing the protein MSPSGLTSGGNEMHNYIARNDDHTGHRILKDTKTLGSAYDRYLQSAGQLTSFNSGEASAISSVGLGRGVGGLPHHSLTDPAVTGHPGGGHDLSRNGRNVNYASQLPVDAASMPGPETLPLPPDASSTLYVEGLPSGSTRREVAHIFRPFVGYREVRLVSKESKHRGGDPLILCFVDFANPACAATALSALQGYKVDELNPESSHLRLQFSRFPGPRSGPGLRGKR; encoded by the exons ATGTCACCTTCTGGTCTGACTTCAGGGGGCAATGAGATGCATAATTATATTGCTCGAAATGATGACCATACTGGTCACCGAATTCTAAAGGACACTAAAACACTTGGATCTGCTTATGACCGCTACCTTCAAAGCGCTGGG CAGCTTACTTCGTTTAATTCTGGGGAAGCCAGTGCAATTAGCAGTGTTGGATTGGGAAGGGGTGTTGGTGGATTGCCACATCATTCACTAACTGATCCTGCTGTCACGGGGCATCCTGGTGGTGGTCATGATCTTTCACGAAATGGACGTAATGTCAATTATGCCAGTCAGTTACCAGTAGATGCAGCTTCCATGCCTGGACCTGAGACTCTACCTCTACCCCCAGATGCTTCAAGTACTTTATACGTTGAAGGTCTCCCATCTGGCAGCACGAGACGGGAAGTAGCTC atatttttcgCCCTTTCGTTGGATATAGAGAAGTAAGACTTGTGAGCAAAGAATCCAAACAT CGTGGCGGAGATCCTCTAATCCTTTGTTTTGTGGATTTTGCAAATCCGGCCTGTGCCGCTACTGCTCTGAGTGCATTGCAAG GTTATAAAGTTGATGAACTGAATCCCGAGTCTAGTCACTTGCGGCTTCAGTTTTCTCGGTTTCCTGGTCCCAGATCTGGACCTGGACTTCGTGGCAAGAGGTGA